A genomic window from Agreia sp. COWG includes:
- a CDS encoding cadmium resistance transporter: MIETIAAAIGLFAATNIDDIVVLTVLFLASTRGALPGWKVVAGQYLGFIALVAISVVAAAGLTIVPDEWVGFLGLIPLAIGVYGLIRTLRRRGSDDDDDDESAIRAGGLIGVAGITIANGADNISLYTPVFRTNPIPDTIITIIVFLVLVAVWCVVARLVGTNKTVTEALEKIEHWLVPAVFIGLGLYILIDSGVIVRLIDALT; encoded by the coding sequence ATGATCGAAACCATTGCCGCGGCCATCGGGCTGTTCGCCGCGACCAACATCGACGACATCGTGGTCCTGACCGTCTTGTTCCTTGCCTCGACCCGTGGGGCATTGCCTGGGTGGAAGGTCGTAGCTGGTCAATATCTGGGCTTCATTGCCCTAGTTGCTATCAGTGTTGTTGCCGCCGCTGGCCTCACCATCGTCCCTGACGAATGGGTAGGTTTCCTCGGGCTGATCCCCCTGGCGATTGGTGTTTACGGGCTCATCCGAACCCTTCGACGGCGAGGAAGCGACGACGATGACGACGACGAGAGCGCTATCAGGGCAGGCGGGCTCATCGGGGTCGCAGGGATCACGATCGCCAACGGCGCAGACAACATTTCGCTCTACACGCCGGTGTTCCGCACCAACCCGATCCCGGACACGATCATCACGATCATCGTGTTCCTTGTGTTGGTGGCCGTGTGGTGCGTCGTGGCCCGACTGGTCGGCACGAACAAGACGGTTACCGAAGCTCTCGAGAAAATCGAGCACTGGCTCGTCCCGGCCGTCTTCATCGGACTCGGACTCTACATCCTCATCGACTCCGGCGTCATCGTCCGCCTGATCGACGCACTCACATGA
- a CDS encoding recombinase family protein codes for MAKLIGYARVSTRQQSTDRQEIDLLAAGVRRDDLYVDHGISGARASRPSFDRAVEALQAGDTLVITTLDRLGRSTQNMLAFADEIRGRGAGLRVLNLGGGDVDTSTPMGSMVFTVMAALGQMEYEIKKERVVDSIAKRRDAGKDLGGRPRAITDSQIRSARQLIDGGEPVAQVARDLGMSRATFYRRSRALAPLAEPCDGPL; via the coding sequence GTGGCAAAGCTGATCGGGTATGCGCGAGTCTCGACTCGCCAGCAGTCCACCGACCGACAAGAAATCGACCTCCTGGCCGCAGGTGTTCGGCGTGACGACCTTTACGTCGACCACGGCATATCCGGCGCCAGAGCGTCACGGCCCAGCTTCGACCGCGCGGTCGAAGCTCTTCAGGCCGGCGACACTCTAGTAATCACGACATTGGATCGTCTGGGACGATCCACGCAGAACATGCTCGCTTTCGCCGACGAGATCCGCGGCCGCGGTGCTGGCCTTCGCGTGTTGAATCTGGGCGGGGGCGACGTTGACACCTCAACACCGATGGGTTCCATGGTGTTCACGGTCATGGCTGCGCTCGGTCAGATGGAGTATGAAATCAAGAAAGAGCGGGTGGTCGACTCGATCGCCAAGCGGCGCGACGCCGGAAAGGATTTAGGTGGGCGGCCCAGGGCCATAACCGACAGTCAGATTCGTAGTGCCCGCCAACTCATTGACGGTGGCGAACCTGTGGCGCAGGTTGCTCGCGACCTCGGAATGTCCCGAGCGACGTTCTACCGTCGATCGCGCGCCCTCGCACCACTCGCCGAACCCTGCGACGGCCCACTCTAA
- a CDS encoding DUF2971 domain-containing protein, with the protein MSTPDRDDLVWHYTTLETLELILRSQTLLATEASFQNDPNEASYARDLIAEGLERAENRHRGIGRQLKSIAANSESPYSVGLNLERLLSGSRFLLCASSDGDSMYCWRTYGAVGSIGCAIGLDPAVFLGVRGSGGEVPAAWQSVTYSKDKLEDLIDDRIDEIAKNYLATESIGHGPNLGELIVGYDDIQSLVFSLAKSPSYENEKESRITVTRPPAEALSFGAGPFGPRPRVALRTLTPQTGGPTENGEALPIQEIRLGPAAPRGAELSLRWVLATHGYSLDGLEEYEEYENERGEVIPNRRLNRDRAVRVSRSQHAYRDM; encoded by the coding sequence ATGAGTACACCTGATCGCGACGATCTTGTCTGGCATTACACAACGCTTGAAACCTTAGAACTTATCCTAAGAAGTCAGACGCTTTTGGCGACCGAGGCGAGCTTTCAAAATGATCCGAACGAGGCGTCGTACGCGCGGGATCTAATAGCCGAGGGTCTGGAACGAGCGGAGAATCGGCATCGGGGGATTGGCCGACAACTCAAGAGCATCGCTGCTAACTCGGAGAGTCCGTATTCGGTTGGCTTGAACCTCGAAAGATTGCTGAGCGGGTCTCGATTCCTGCTGTGCGCCAGCTCCGACGGAGACAGTATGTATTGCTGGCGAACGTATGGAGCGGTGGGAAGCATCGGCTGCGCAATAGGACTGGATCCTGCGGTGTTTCTGGGGGTTCGGGGTTCCGGTGGCGAGGTCCCTGCGGCATGGCAATCCGTTACTTATTCAAAAGACAAGCTGGAAGATCTCATCGACGATCGCATTGATGAAATCGCGAAGAACTATTTGGCAACAGAATCTATAGGGCATGGCCCCAACCTCGGAGAGTTGATTGTTGGATACGACGACATCCAGTCGCTCGTATTCTCGCTGGCCAAGTCTCCTTCGTACGAAAATGAAAAAGAGTCTCGAATCACCGTGACTCGGCCGCCGGCAGAGGCTCTTTCGTTTGGCGCTGGCCCTTTTGGACCGAGACCCCGTGTGGCTCTCCGTACATTGACGCCGCAAACCGGAGGACCCACGGAAAACGGAGAGGCTCTTCCGATTCAGGAAATCCGATTGGGCCCGGCGGCGCCCCGGGGCGCAGAGTTATCGCTTCGGTGGGTACTTGCCACGCATGGTTACTCGCTGGACGGCTTGGAAGAGTATGAAGAATATGAAAACGAGCGAGGTGAGGTGATACCGAACAGGCGACTAAATCGAGATCGAGCGGTGCGAGTGTCTCGCTCTCAGCACGCTTATCGGGACATGTAA
- a CDS encoding helix-turn-helix domain-containing protein, producing the protein MNIERNDELQWRAAKHAALSDPARLRIVDLLTVGELAPSEISDSLTMRSNLVTHHLNVLESVGMLTRHRSEADKRRSYVRLTENALEGLVPGAVGSARRVLFVCTANSARSQLAVALWNRVSSIPAASAGTHPAEQIASGAIATAARHALTLPGLRPQALADVLAAGDFVVTVCDNAHEELGLRDGAHWSIPDPVRIGTDAAFDAALDDLQNRIDDLAPRLVAS; encoded by the coding sequence ATGAATATTGAGCGAAATGACGAGTTGCAGTGGCGTGCTGCGAAGCACGCCGCGCTCAGCGATCCTGCGCGCCTCCGCATCGTCGACCTGCTGACCGTCGGCGAGCTGGCCCCATCGGAGATCAGCGACTCGTTGACCATGCGCTCGAACCTCGTCACCCACCACCTGAACGTGCTTGAGTCGGTGGGCATGCTCACCCGGCACCGCTCGGAGGCGGACAAGCGGCGCTCCTATGTGCGGCTGACCGAAAACGCTCTGGAGGGTCTCGTGCCTGGTGCGGTGGGTTCGGCGCGACGGGTGCTGTTCGTCTGTACCGCGAACTCGGCCCGCTCGCAACTCGCCGTTGCCCTGTGGAACAGAGTCAGCAGCATCCCCGCCGCATCGGCCGGCACTCATCCGGCCGAGCAGATCGCGTCGGGCGCGATCGCCACGGCCGCCCGCCACGCGTTGACTCTTCCCGGCCTACGACCCCAAGCTTTGGCTGATGTGCTCGCTGCGGGCGACTTCGTGGTGACCGTGTGCGACAACGCGCACGAAGAATTAGGCCTGCGCGATGGGGCGCATTGGTCGATCCCTGACCCTGTTCGGATCGGCACCGATGCCGCATTCGACGCCGCCCTCGATGACTTGCAAAACCGAATCGACGACCTGGCGCCCCGCCTCGTCGCATCCTGA
- a CDS encoding helix-turn-helix transcriptional regulator produces the protein MPVSPANASPEQLARREDGRRHVGAAIRLARVQAGLTQEALAIESGVTRNMLIYVEHGTRPLAYDRLFDIAAALGVDTASFFPAPKR, from the coding sequence GTGCCCGTTTCTCCTGCCAATGCCTCTCCAGAACAACTTGCACGGCGCGAGGACGGCCGACGTCACGTGGGCGCTGCTATACGCCTCGCTCGAGTCCAGGCGGGGCTGACTCAAGAGGCCCTTGCGATCGAGTCGGGCGTGACCCGCAACATGCTGATTTACGTCGAGCACGGCACGCGGCCCCTCGCGTACGACCGGCTCTTCGATATTGCAGCGGCGCTCGGAGTCGATACGGCATCCTTTTTCCCCGCGCCGAAGCGCTAG
- a CDS encoding zinc-ribbon domain-containing protein, with the protein MLASAQIDSRLRNEWDTHANLSPPPERFSTGNHAKAHWRCSEHGHAWNSRIGHRANGVGCPVCCGHIVVVGFNDLASKNPQLAAEWDVEANGGLTAQEVTSASPRNFYWRCQKLGHKWRASIGNRQTRGCPTCSGRYVLAGFNDLASQNPVLAAEWDPEGNEERRPTTMTPGSGYRAQWLCSKCGHRWRAAISERKKGGGCPACSGRALQPGSNDLATRRPELAAEWDAARNAPLSPAQVTNGSGMKVWWQCAARRHSSYGPINVRAAGSCGICSGTRVVAGLNDFASQRPDLLEEWDYNANGANTPDRVFVNGSARRHWKCAKNTATDGSRLWPYETKAADARTARAIVSWRGSMTSHPSGPRW; encoded by the coding sequence ATGCTGGCCTCTGCCCAGATAGACAGCAGACTACGAAACGAGTGGGATACGCACGCCAATCTGAGTCCCCCGCCCGAGAGGTTCAGCACGGGGAACCATGCCAAGGCGCATTGGCGCTGTAGCGAACACGGCCATGCGTGGAATTCTCGGATCGGTCATCGCGCGAACGGGGTCGGGTGTCCCGTCTGCTGCGGCCACATCGTCGTGGTCGGCTTCAATGACCTCGCGTCGAAGAACCCCCAACTCGCGGCCGAATGGGACGTCGAAGCCAACGGCGGCCTTACCGCCCAGGAAGTGACGTCTGCCTCCCCGCGAAACTTCTACTGGCGTTGTCAGAAGCTCGGGCATAAATGGCGCGCGTCGATCGGCAACCGGCAAACACGCGGATGCCCGACCTGCTCAGGACGATACGTGCTCGCCGGATTCAACGACCTCGCATCCCAAAATCCTGTCCTCGCCGCCGAATGGGATCCCGAGGGCAACGAGGAACGTCGCCCCACGACGATGACGCCGGGCTCCGGCTACAGGGCGCAATGGTTATGTAGCAAATGCGGGCACCGCTGGCGTGCCGCGATCTCTGAACGGAAGAAAGGCGGCGGCTGCCCCGCCTGCAGCGGACGCGCCCTCCAGCCCGGCAGCAACGATCTCGCCACGAGACGCCCAGAGCTCGCCGCCGAATGGGACGCCGCGCGAAACGCCCCCCTCTCCCCCGCCCAGGTCACGAACGGCTCAGGGATGAAGGTGTGGTGGCAATGTGCCGCCCGCCGACATTCCTCGTACGGGCCGATCAACGTAAGGGCTGCAGGTAGCTGCGGGATCTGCTCTGGCACGCGCGTCGTTGCAGGCTTAAACGATTTCGCATCTCAACGCCCTGATCTCCTCGAGGAATGGGACTACAACGCAAATGGTGCAAACACACCCGACCGTGTCTTCGTCAACGGCTCCGCGAGAAGACACTGGAAATGCGCCAAAAACACGGCCACAGATGGATCACGACTGTGGCCATACGAAACGAAGGCAGCGGATGCCCGTACTGCTCGAGCCATCGTGTCCTGGCGGGGTTCAATGACTTCGCATCCATCCGGCCCTCGCTGGTGA
- a CDS encoding helix-turn-helix transcriptional regulator: MTITDDLTAAVSLFHSLADPNRLEILRQLSRGEARVKDLTDELGLAQSTVSEHVGCLRDCGLVVARSEGRQNFYSVAAPEVIDVLESAERLLVLTGYKVDLCASYGRDAR; encoded by the coding sequence ATGACGATAACTGATGACTTGACCGCCGCGGTGTCCTTGTTTCACTCGTTGGCCGATCCGAACCGCCTGGAGATATTGCGCCAGTTGAGTCGAGGCGAAGCGCGGGTGAAGGATCTGACCGACGAGCTCGGGCTGGCTCAGTCGACCGTGTCAGAACACGTCGGGTGTCTTCGTGATTGCGGATTGGTCGTCGCGCGCAGCGAGGGGCGTCAGAATTTCTACTCTGTCGCTGCCCCGGAGGTCATTGACGTGCTGGAGTCCGCCGAGCGGCTGCTCGTCCTGACCGGCTACAAAGTCGATTTGTGCGCGTCGTACGGACGTGACGCGCGATGA
- a CDS encoding helix-turn-helix transcriptional regulator, whose product MTITLPLLTTEAGAACCSPVTGGVLSAEEAEQLARTFKALGDPTRIRLLSLIAASEGGEACICDLTEPVGLSQPTVSHHMKQLVDAGLAMREQRGRWAYFRVLDDALDRAAQALRPGLPG is encoded by the coding sequence ATGACCATCACTCTTCCCCTGCTCACGACCGAGGCTGGCGCTGCGTGCTGCAGCCCGGTGACAGGCGGGGTGCTGAGTGCGGAAGAAGCTGAACAGCTCGCCCGCACATTCAAGGCCCTCGGCGACCCGACGCGCATCCGCCTACTATCCCTCATTGCCGCGAGCGAGGGCGGGGAGGCCTGCATCTGCGATCTCACAGAACCGGTCGGACTGTCGCAGCCGACCGTCTCGCACCACATGAAGCAACTCGTCGACGCCGGCCTGGCCATGCGTGAGCAACGCGGTCGCTGGGCCTATTTCCGCGTCTTGGATGACGCTCTCGATCGAGCAGCACAAGCCCTACGTCCAGGACTCCCGGGATAG
- a CDS encoding recombinase family protein, giving the protein MRLLGYTRVSTSSQDAQLQLDALVTAGVQKRDVFADVTSGSKTAIERRGMKKLLDHAEPGDTVVVWRVDRLGRSLIDVLNTVNLLRDRGIHVRSISDGIDPATSTGRLMLNMLATLAEYERELIVERVNAGIAAARQSGTRFGRPLSDPAVIADKLAIAADARAKGRTAEEAARLVGWSRATLYRHQQAVAARENTVI; this is encoded by the coding sequence ATGAGGCTTCTTGGATACACGCGAGTGAGTACGTCGAGCCAGGATGCGCAGCTGCAGCTCGATGCTCTCGTCACTGCCGGCGTTCAAAAGCGAGACGTGTTCGCCGACGTCACCTCCGGGAGCAAGACCGCGATCGAGCGTCGAGGGATGAAGAAGCTCCTCGATCACGCGGAGCCTGGTGACACGGTTGTCGTGTGGCGAGTCGACCGCCTCGGCCGCTCTCTGATCGACGTCCTCAACACCGTCAATCTTCTACGCGACCGCGGAATCCACGTGCGCTCGATATCTGACGGCATCGATCCGGCAACATCGACGGGTCGACTGATGCTCAACATGTTGGCCACACTGGCCGAGTACGAACGTGAGCTGATTGTCGAGCGAGTCAACGCTGGCATTGCCGCCGCTAGGCAAAGCGGGACACGCTTCGGCCGGCCCCTCTCCGACCCAGCAGTCATCGCCGACAAACTCGCAATCGCCGCCGATGCTCGAGCGAAGGGCAGAACAGCTGAGGAGGCCGCACGGCTTGTCGGCTGGAGTCGAGCTACTCTCTACCGTCACCAGCAAGCCGTGGCCGCCCGCGAGAACACCGTCATCTAG
- a CDS encoding TDT family transporter, whose translation MSTAQAVRPATPSRMLMRELEHPMHMFRNITPNWYALVMGTGIVANAAATLPLQFAGLRAAATVVWVIASVLLVALTAATVMHWVTNRETARTHHLNPVMAHFYGAPAMALLTVGAGTILLGRDVLGEQTAVAIDAVLWALGTIMGLATAVAVPYLTFTKFTVSADSAFGGWLMPIVPPMVSASTGALLIPYLPEGQARLTMLLACYGMFGLSLLASLIVITLIWSRLTTHKIGAAAMVPTLWIVLGPLGQSVTAVNLLGGNAHLATTTSLADALQAFGVIYGVPVLGFAALWAALALAITVRTAREHLPFSLTWWSFTFPVGTCVTGLTGVALHTGSVAFQVAAVFAFAALLTAWAVVAVRTFHGSALTGVLFMPPAAKTV comes from the coding sequence ATGTCAACCGCCCAGGCCGTCCGACCCGCCACCCCGTCACGGATGCTTATGCGCGAGCTCGAACACCCGATGCACATGTTCCGGAACATCACGCCGAACTGGTACGCGTTGGTCATGGGCACAGGAATCGTAGCCAACGCCGCCGCCACCCTCCCCCTGCAGTTCGCCGGCCTTCGCGCTGCGGCGACAGTGGTGTGGGTCATCGCCAGCGTGCTGCTCGTCGCGCTCACCGCCGCGACGGTCATGCACTGGGTCACGAACAGGGAGACGGCCCGCACCCACCACTTGAACCCCGTCATGGCCCACTTCTACGGGGCGCCCGCGATGGCCCTCCTCACCGTCGGGGCCGGAACCATCCTCCTCGGCCGGGACGTTCTCGGCGAACAGACCGCCGTCGCCATCGACGCCGTGCTCTGGGCCCTCGGCACGATCATGGGCCTGGCAACCGCTGTCGCGGTGCCGTACCTGACCTTCACGAAGTTCACGGTCTCGGCCGACAGCGCGTTTGGCGGCTGGCTGATGCCCATCGTGCCGCCCATGGTCTCTGCGTCGACAGGCGCCCTGCTCATCCCGTACCTGCCCGAGGGCCAGGCCAGGCTCACCATGCTGCTGGCCTGCTACGGGATGTTCGGCCTCAGCCTCCTCGCTTCTCTCATCGTCATCACCCTCATCTGGTCGCGCCTCACCACGCACAAGATCGGTGCGGCCGCGATGGTTCCGACGCTCTGGATCGTGCTTGGCCCGCTCGGCCAATCCGTCACCGCCGTGAACCTGCTCGGCGGCAACGCCCACCTCGCTACCACCACATCCCTCGCCGACGCCCTTCAGGCCTTCGGCGTGATCTACGGGGTACCCGTACTCGGTTTCGCAGCCCTCTGGGCAGCACTCGCCCTAGCGATCACCGTGCGAACCGCACGCGAACACCTCCCGTTCTCGTTGACATGGTGGTCGTTCACCTTTCCCGTCGGTACCTGCGTCACCGGCCTCACCGGGGTAGCCCTGCACACCGGATCAGTCGCGTTCCAGGTCGCCGCCGTATTCGCCTTCGCCGCACTTCTCACCGCCTGGGCAGTCGTGGCCGTCCGCACATTCCACGGCAGCGCCCTCACCGGCGTTCTCTTCATGCCCCCTGCAGCGAAGACCGTCTGA
- a CDS encoding uracil-DNA glycosylase family protein, with protein sequence MLVLFESPANLTASANSSAFSSEDNVNPTSRSFKAARLEAGMSRGDYVRWNVVPWPLFDAAGGRRVPNADDLNDAQPALAAIIALMPSLTSIVTFGATALTGIMRYYTLHAQPVIVPVLAAPHPSPANGHRRAENHVRAVNALRRSLR encoded by the coding sequence GTGCTGGTGCTCTTCGAGAGCCCGGCGAATCTGACGGCGAGCGCCAACTCTTCGGCTTTCAGTTCAGAAGACAACGTGAACCCTACGTCGCGGTCATTCAAAGCCGCGCGTCTAGAGGCTGGAATGTCGCGTGGCGACTACGTGCGGTGGAACGTGGTCCCTTGGCCACTGTTCGACGCAGCCGGCGGGCGCCGCGTACCCAACGCCGACGACCTCAACGACGCGCAACCTGCTCTTGCTGCCATCATCGCTTTGATGCCGAGCCTGACCTCGATCGTGACGTTTGGTGCGACAGCGCTGACCGGGATCATGCGGTACTACACCCTGCATGCTCAACCGGTCATCGTGCCCGTGTTGGCGGCGCCGCACCCATCACCCGCGAACGGGCACCGGCGGGCCGAGAACCACGTGCGCGCGGTCAACGCGCTGCGCCGATCACTTCGCTGA
- a CDS encoding LysR family transcriptional regulator — MSDFELPDLKSLQTLAAVAEFGSLTSASTNLGVTQQAVSSRIRALEVRTGSELVTRSARGSQLTEAGMLVAGWAQDVLDAADRFEVAVRALRDARHLQLRVGASLTVAEHLMPEWLVAFQAGSGHPAAVDLAVANSRSVVEQVRAGARDIGFIETPDVPSDLESRVIGFDELVVVVGVNHPWARRRRAVSAAELASTALVVREEGSGTRRTLELALGALESPLVPDAPALVLPTTTAIRSTAASGSAPAVLSSLAIRDDVTLGRLVRVRIAGLALKRPLTAVWARSTTGLPENAERLLLIARTHAR, encoded by the coding sequence GTGAGCGACTTCGAACTGCCTGATCTGAAAAGTCTGCAGACTCTCGCGGCCGTGGCAGAGTTCGGCAGTCTCACGTCTGCTAGCACGAACCTCGGGGTGACCCAGCAGGCGGTCTCCTCGCGCATCCGCGCCCTGGAAGTCCGCACCGGATCCGAGCTCGTGACCCGGTCGGCCCGTGGTTCCCAGTTGACCGAGGCGGGCATGCTGGTGGCCGGTTGGGCGCAGGATGTGCTGGATGCTGCCGACCGGTTCGAGGTGGCGGTCAGAGCTCTCCGAGACGCACGTCATTTGCAGCTGCGGGTCGGCGCGAGTCTGACGGTCGCCGAGCACCTCATGCCGGAGTGGTTGGTTGCGTTCCAGGCGGGGAGCGGGCATCCGGCTGCCGTCGATCTGGCCGTGGCGAATAGTCGTAGTGTTGTTGAGCAGGTGCGCGCGGGTGCCCGCGACATCGGGTTCATCGAGACCCCCGACGTGCCTTCCGACCTCGAATCGCGGGTCATCGGGTTCGACGAGCTTGTTGTCGTGGTCGGGGTGAACCATCCATGGGCGCGGCGTCGACGCGCGGTCAGCGCAGCAGAGCTCGCCTCGACCGCCCTGGTGGTCCGTGAAGAGGGTTCCGGCACGAGGCGCACGCTCGAACTCGCCCTCGGAGCGCTCGAGTCACCGCTGGTTCCGGATGCTCCCGCTTTGGTGTTGCCAACAACGACCGCGATCCGTTCCACCGCCGCCTCGGGTAGTGCGCCCGCGGTGCTGAGCTCACTCGCCATCCGCGACGACGTGACGCTCGGTCGCCTCGTTCGGGTTCGTATTGCGGGACTGGCGCTGAAGCGTCCGCTCACGGCGGTGTGGGCGCGCAGCACAACCGGCCTGCCGGAGAACGCCGAGCGACTGCTTCTGATCGCCCGGACGCATGCACGCTGA
- a CDS encoding signal peptidase II, producing the protein MSTSARVAGVLAIVAAAFAADQLTKAWALSFLGATRAIELGLGVTFRLVFNPGAAFGIGGNAGAPLVIGIMILTTALLAWVIVRAVKGRTSLAATLFLAIAAGGAIGNIWDRITRSTDAPLTGKVVDFIAVDWFAIFNTADIFTTLGLAGWAVLLLTSRDKARTTQSGSEDGDANTTTEPHHSPA; encoded by the coding sequence ATGAGCACCAGCGCACGGGTCGCGGGAGTCCTGGCAATCGTCGCGGCCGCGTTTGCAGCAGACCAGCTCACCAAAGCCTGGGCGCTCTCCTTCCTCGGCGCCACCCGTGCAATCGAATTAGGGCTGGGTGTGACCTTCCGTCTCGTGTTCAACCCCGGGGCGGCTTTTGGTATCGGCGGTAATGCTGGCGCTCCCCTCGTAATCGGCATCATGATCCTGACGACAGCGCTACTGGCATGGGTGATTGTGCGCGCCGTCAAGGGCCGCACGAGTCTCGCTGCGACCCTCTTCCTGGCGATCGCCGCAGGCGGCGCAATCGGGAACATCTGGGACCGCATCACTCGTTCCACCGATGCGCCGCTCACCGGAAAGGTCGTGGACTTCATCGCCGTCGACTGGTTCGCCATCTTCAACACGGCAGACATCTTCACCACACTCGGCCTAGCCGGATGGGCTGTCCTTCTCCTCACAAGCAGAGACAAGGCTCGCACTACACAAAGCGGCTCAGAAGACGGTGACGCCAACACAACCACCGAACCCCACCACTCGCCTGCGTAG
- a CDS encoding FAD-dependent oxidoreductase, translating into MQKNELPVVVIGAGPQGLAAAAHLVDRGQAVLVFEAGETAAAGVSEWGHVRLFSEWGELVDAVAARLLGPTGWQTPTAGYPTGAQWISGYLAPLAAVLGEHIRYDSRVVGVSRRGRDRLVDAGRAEQPFTVHIEAADGTEYRVDARAVIDASGTWSSPNPAGADGLPALGEKAAADLLDYRIPDYRMRTEYEGRHSVVVGSGHSAVTSVIALGRIARRDPATKVTWVLRRGVVGNTFGGGVADELPARGQLGITAKEFVDAGLIDMVTGFRVEQIARDDDQAVLTSEDGRSLAAADHVAVLTGFRPDLSFLSELRLELDATLQAPIRIAAEIDPNLHSCGSVAATGARDLAQPEPDFYLVGAKSYGRAPTFLAMTGYEQVRSVVAELAGDHEAAARVELQLPDTGVCGGAGLFDSTGTGIGGSCCALPEKQLIQIGRAPASV; encoded by the coding sequence ATGCAGAAGAACGAGCTGCCCGTCGTCGTCATCGGGGCCGGACCACAGGGTCTCGCCGCTGCCGCGCACCTGGTCGATCGCGGCCAGGCCGTGCTGGTCTTCGAAGCAGGCGAAACCGCAGCTGCAGGGGTTTCGGAGTGGGGGCACGTGCGGTTGTTCTCGGAGTGGGGTGAGCTTGTTGACGCCGTAGCGGCACGGTTGCTCGGGCCCACCGGCTGGCAGACTCCGACGGCGGGATATCCCACGGGTGCGCAGTGGATCAGCGGGTACCTCGCCCCTCTTGCCGCGGTCCTCGGCGAGCACATCCGATACGACTCTCGCGTGGTTGGCGTATCTCGTCGTGGCCGCGACCGTTTGGTCGACGCGGGCCGGGCAGAGCAGCCCTTCACCGTGCATATCGAAGCTGCCGATGGCACCGAGTACCGGGTGGATGCACGTGCGGTGATCGACGCATCCGGCACCTGGTCAAGTCCGAACCCCGCCGGGGCCGATGGATTGCCCGCGCTCGGAGAGAAAGCGGCCGCAGATCTGCTTGACTACCGCATCCCGGACTACCGAATGCGGACGGAGTACGAGGGCCGACACAGTGTCGTCGTTGGATCTGGCCACTCGGCAGTCACCTCGGTAATCGCGCTCGGCCGGATCGCCCGTCGTGATCCGGCGACGAAGGTCACGTGGGTGCTGCGCCGAGGGGTGGTCGGGAACACCTTCGGCGGGGGTGTGGCTGACGAGCTGCCGGCCCGGGGTCAGCTGGGCATCACGGCGAAAGAGTTCGTCGACGCGGGCCTGATCGACATGGTGACCGGCTTCCGCGTCGAACAGATCGCCCGTGACGATGACCAGGCGGTACTCACGAGCGAGGATGGCCGCAGCCTGGCCGCAGCCGATCACGTCGCCGTGCTCACCGGGTTCCGCCCAGACCTCTCGTTCCTGTCGGAGCTGCGCCTCGAGCTGGATGCGACCCTGCAGGCCCCGATCCGGATCGCGGCGGAAATTGACCCGAATCTGCACTCGTGCGGTTCAGTCGCAGCGACCGGGGCCCGTGACCTCGCTCAGCCCGAACCCGACTTCTACCTGGTCGGTGCAAAGTCTTATGGGCGCGCCCCGACGTTCTTGGCTATGACCGGGTATGAGCAGGTGCGCTCCGTCGTGGCTGAGCTGGCCGGTGACCATGAAGCGGCCGCCCGGGTCGAGCTGCAGCTCCCGGATACCGGGGTCTGTGGCGGGGCGGGCTTGTTCGACTCGACCGGTACCGGGATCGGTGGGAGCTGCTGCGCTCTGCCGGAGAAGCAACTGATCCAGATCGGGCGCGCCCCGGCATCCGTCTAG
- a CDS encoding low molecular weight phosphatase family protein: protein MSATPTVLFICQHNAGRSQLGAALLRHLGSDRFNATSAGLAPADVVNPAVAATVAELGVDISGNVPRAVTPADLDEADIVVLMKPGLALPSTPRGEVLEWSFPNPESWDSAAVRPMREAVAARIQAELLTR, encoded by the coding sequence ATGAGCGCCACACCCACCGTCCTATTCATCTGCCAGCACAACGCCGGCCGCTCCCAACTCGGAGCAGCCCTCCTCCGCCACCTCGGCAGCGACCGGTTCAACGCGACATCAGCGGGACTCGCGCCGGCCGACGTCGTCAACCCGGCGGTGGCCGCGACGGTCGCGGAGCTCGGAGTCGATATCTCCGGAAACGTGCCGCGCGCCGTCACCCCGGCCGACCTCGACGAGGCCGACATTGTGGTGCTCATGAAGCCCGGACTGGCACTGCCGTCGACACCGCGCGGTGAAGTGCTGGAGTGGTCGTTCCCCAACCCCGAATCCTGGGACTCCGCGGCGGTGCGCCCGATGCGCGAGGCGGTCGCGGCGCGCATCCAGGCGGAACTCCTGACCCGCTAG